In Apium graveolens cultivar Ventura chromosome 10, ASM990537v1, whole genome shotgun sequence, the following are encoded in one genomic region:
- the LOC141691969 gene encoding late embryogenesis abundant protein At1g64065-like, producing the protein MEDKEEEHQPSHPLACSKLIEDKEDEHQSSQPLACRKLMEDKEEEHQPSHPLACTSCHARLEEEIASSEKQTKLKNRLKYYLFIVALTALETGIILLFALTVLKFKTPNFRVRAVAVQTLRVGNTSNPYFSIAFKAEFNVKNRNFGHFSYHNTTVYFYYEDVRVGRAFIHKSRVDARSTRKFYISVKLTSSYVSRSSILFLQDLNAGVLPISMQSKLRGRVTVLKLLKNDRATNLNCNMDVVVKKRQLRNLKCK; encoded by the coding sequence ATGGAAGATAAGGAGGAGGAGCATCAGCCATCACATCCCTTGGCTTGCAGTAAACTTATCGAAGATAAGGAGGATGAGCATCAGTCATCACAGCCGTTGGCTTGCAGAAAGCTCATGGAAGATAAGGAAGAGGAGCATCAGCCATCACATCCATTGGCTTGCACAAGTTGTCATGCACGATTAGAAGAAGAGATCGCGTCATCAGAGAAGCAAACGAAGCTTAAAAACCGCCTGAAATATTACTTGTTCATCGTTGCACTCACTGCACTTGAGACAGGCATTATACTACTCTTTGCACTGACAGTTCTCAAATTCAAAACTCCAAATTTTCGCGTTCGAGCAGTAGCAGTCCAGACCTTAAGAGTTGGCAACACATCCAACCCTTATTTCAGCATTGCATTCAAAGCTGAATTCAATGTGAAGAACAGAAATTTCGGTCATTTCAGCTATCACAACACTACTGTATATTTCTATTACGAGGATGTGAGGGTAGGAAGGGCTTTTATTCATAAGTCTCGAGTCGATGCAAGATCAACCAGGAAGTTCTACATAAGTGTGAAGTTGACATCTTCATATGTATCAAGAAGTTCAATACTATTTCTTCAAGATTTGAATGCTGGAGTACTGCCAATAAGCATGCAGTCTAAACTGAGAGGCAGAGTCACAGTGTTGAAGCTTTTAAAGAATGACAGAGCAACCAATTTGAATTGTAACATGGATGTTGTTGTCAAGAAGAGACAGCTGAGGAACTTGAAGTGCAAGTGA
- the LOC141691971 gene encoding uncharacterized protein LOC141691971, whose translation MEKLAYALILASRKLRPYFQAHRVEVRTSFPLRQVMHKPEASGRMMKWAVELGQFDVEYKPRTAIKGQALADFFLEFPSSCEVNGDECVTESTPMEIPMENCSPWWTLYVDGAVNGNGAGSGIVPVSPEGHKLQSSIHFGFKATNNDAEYEALIAGLKLALEMKVENLNVFSDSMLVVGHIKGGFQARGPRTDLYMRHAQELMDALAKLGSQREATLLGVIPLEIKKQPSIFQAEVMGVEVQREESWVTPILDYITKGTLLVDKDEARRIKYKETRYVIYNENLYKRGFNRPLLRCIAGDECDYIMREVHGGICGNHAGGTSLAHKILRHGYYWPTLRKDAHEFARACDRCQRFANLNSNPAVPLKPLTSPWPFAVWGIYLIGELPKGKGWVKYAVVAVDYFTKWAEAEPLATITAAKLKEFIFRAIVCRFGVSYKLISDNRKQFDSKEIRQLCDDLKIQKGFSAVCHPQSNGQTEAVNKIIKHSLKAKLEEKKGYWPEEFPLVLWSYNTMPRTTTGESPFTLAYGCEAMVLVEIGSGSFRRDNYNPMDNEVNHRLYLEPDRCRLGTSF comes from the exons ATGGAAAAATTGGCCTATGCCCTAATTTTAGCCTCAAGGAAGTTGAGGCCGTATTTTCAAGCACATCGGGTGGAAGTCAGAACTTCATTTCCCCTAAGGCAGGTTATGCACAAACCTGAAGCTTCGGGAAGGATGATGAAATGGGCTGTCGAGCTGGGGCAATTTGATGTGGAGTATAAGCCCAGGACTGCTATTAAGGGGCAAGCTTTGGCCGATTTCTTCCTGGAATTCCCCTCTTCTTGTGAAGTAAATGGGGATGAATGTGTCACTGAATCAACACCTATGGAAATCCCCATGGAAAACTGCTCACCTTGGTGGACTTTGTATGTTGATGGGGCTGTGAATGGGAATGGAGCAGGCTCGGGTATAGTGCCGGTTAGCCCTGAAGGGCATAAACTCCAAAGTTCTATTCATTTTGGCTTCAAGGCAACCAATAACGATGCTGAATACGAGGCACTAATAGCAGGATTGAAGCTGGCCCTTGAGATGAAAGTTGAGAATCTAAATGTGTTTAGTGATTCGATGCTAGTAGTTGGACATATTAAAGGAGGCTTTCAGGCTAGAGGCCCCCGTACCGACCTATACATGAGGCATGCACAAGAGCTGATGG ATGCCTTGGCTAAACTAGGATCTCAAAGGGAGGCTACACTGTTGGGGGTAATACCCCTGGAGATCAAAAAGCAGCCTAGTATCTTTCAGGCTGAGGTCATGGGGGTAGAAGTCCAAAGGGAAGAGTCATGGGTCACTCCCATTTTAGACTATATCACAAAAGGAACACTCCTTGTGGACAAAGATGAGGCTAGGAGGATTAAGTACAAGGAAACGAGGTATGTTATATACAATGAAAATCTGTACAAAAGGGGTTTTAACAGGCCTCTTTTAAGGTGTATAGCCGGAGACGAATGTGACTACATTATGCGGGAGGTACATGGGGGTATTTGCGGGAACCATGCCGGAGGAACTTCTCTTGCACATAAGATATTGAGACATGGATATTACTGGCCAACTCTACGGAAAGACGCCCATGAGTTTGCCCGCGCGTGTGATCGATGCCAAAGGTTTGCTAACCTAAATAGTAACCCTGCTGTACCTTTGAAGCCCCTAACTAGCCCTTGGCCCTTTGCTGTCTGGGGGATATACCTGATTGGGGAATTACCTAAAGGAAAAGGTTGGGTAAAGTACGCTGTAGTAGCCGTTGATTATTTTACCAAGTGGGCAGAGGCTGAGCCATTGGCTACCATCACTGCAGCCAAGTTGAAGGAATTCATTTTTCGGGCCATTGTGTGCAGATTCGGGGTCTCTTATAAGTTGATCTCGGACAATAGAAAGCAATTCGACAGTAAGGAAATACGACAACTTTGTGATGACTTAAAGATCCAGAAGGGTTTCTCTGCAGTCTGTCACCCTCAAAGCAATGGGCAAACTGAAGCGGTGAATAAGATAATCAAGCATAGCCTCAAGGCCAAGCTCGAGGAGAAGAAGGGATATTGGCCTGAAGAATTTCCCTTGGTGTTATGGTCTTATAATACTATGCCCAGGACGACCACCGGAGAATCCCCATTCACTTTGGCTTACGGATGTGAGGCTATGGTCCTAGTGGAGATAGGCTCTGGATCATTCAGGCGTGATAATTATAACCCCATGGATAATGAGGTTAATCATCGGCTATATTTAGAGCCCGACCGTTGCAGGTTGGGGACCTCGTTCTAA
- the LOC141693625 gene encoding uncharacterized protein LOC141693625 yields the protein MEVHDESYDLNNDNEFSYVAGMHSDQSDGESEEVIMEYATLGPPNVRCSKCESWMWKEERVNKSVTCGIPSFSLCCAKGQIKLPKEKPTPSFIWQLHNDKAYSQRFTDGMRLYNCIFVFTSTGGKVDNSINNGGGPYICRLNGQNLHLFGSLIPKHGEDPKFRQLYIYDT from the exons ATGGAGGTTCATGACGAAAGCTATGATCTCAATAATGACAATG AGTTCTCCTATGTTGCCGGAATGCATAGTGATCAGTCTGATGGCGAATCGGAGGAAG TTATAATGGAGTACGCTACACTAGGCCCTCCCAATGTCCGTTGTAGCAAGTGTGAATCATGGATGTGGAAGGAAGAACGTGTTAACAAAAGCGTTACCTGCGGAATACCTAGTTTTTCCCTGTGTTGTGCCAAAGGTCAAATCAAACTACCCAAAGAAAAACCAACTCCTTCTTTCATTTGGCAGCTGCATAACGATAAAGCATACTCTCAGAGATTTACCGATGGTATGCGTTTGTATAATTGTATATTTGTATTCACGTCCACTGGTGGGAAGGTTGATAATTCAATCAATAACGGTGGGGGGCCTTACATCTGTAGACTAAATGGACAAAACCTCCATTTATTTGGTTCTTTAATACCCAAACATGGTGAAGACCCCAAATTCCGTCAGTTATATATCTATGACACGTAG
- the LOC141691970 gene encoding uncharacterized protein LOC141691970: MEVYQINDLTKCRLLAATLRDNAHQWFKRLPANSIRSWRQMSEMFLSQFRASVAYTPPANTLANIKQKDNETLNEYLKRFNDEVPKVRKASEETYKNFLIAGVKLGTDF; this comes from the coding sequence ATGGAGGTATACCAAATTAATGACTTGACTAAGTGCCGTCTACTGGCTGCTACACTAAGGGATAACGCTCACCAGTGGTTTAAGAGGCTTCCAGCTAATTCAATTAGGTCTTGGAGGCAGATGAGCGAAATGTTCCTGTCCCAATTCCGGGCATCGGTAGCATACACCCCACCCGCCAATACGCTGGCAAATATCAAACAAAAGGATAATGAGACTTTGAACGAGTACCTGAAGCGTTTTAACGATGAAGTACCCAAAGTAAGGAAAGCCTCAGAAGAGACTTATAAGAATTTTCTGATAGCCGGGGTTAAGCTAGGAACGGATTTCTGA